From the genome of Medicago truncatula cultivar Jemalong A17 chromosome 2, MtrunA17r5.0-ANR, whole genome shotgun sequence:
gttcaaaaatgaatttttccaaacaaatccTAAAAGTACCTATAAAAAGCAAATGCTAAAAACAGTTTTGcattaaaacaatatttatacttctaaaaatttcaattcaCCCCTttccaatacaatatttttatatgaaaaatgctaacaaagcaagtattaaagatttatttatagtaattttgttttaaaagtcATATAttccaattttaaaaagtacaaaattactttttttttcctttcaaaattttgagttCCTTGGCATGTACCTTTAGGCACAAGTTAGCAAGAATTCTTTTGGCTTAGTTGCACTTTTGACCCTCTATCTTttcaaagttgtgattttggccccgtaactaattaaaatacaaaacaaccctccatgtattggatctttggcagttttggccccaaggctacttttgacttagtcttcgttGACATGGCACCCACAATGGTCAACACGTGGCACTTCACTTAAGTGATGTgagtgccacgtcagcgaagactaagtcaaaagtggccttGGAGGCCAAAACTACCAAatatccaatacatagggggctgttttgtattttaatttgttagggggccaaaatcgcaacttttggaaagataggggccaaaagtgcaattaagccaattcttttttatatttacttCAATAAGTTATTTTACTCCTTTtgttaaaatagaataaattatCAATTGTCCTATAAGTACAGTTCAGTAAGGGTAACAGAATAAAAGGAAATGTTCTACAAaccatcagaagcaacataTAAGACAAGCAGAAGAATCCAAAAGCAAAAAGGGTTATTCACCAACAGTATAAGGAATCAAgccaacaaagaaaacaaaattagcaACCATTAAGTAAAGGTTGAGAATTTATGAGCCAATGCTTTTATCACTGCCTCAACAATTTTTTCAATCTCCGCAGTCTGCAAATTCTGGcctaaaagaaagaaagatgataAACTAAATTATCACCAAATTTACAGgagaataataatataatttgattatCAGCTAGTAAAACTCAACAAAACTTCACTTATTCTTCTAAAGAATGTACAAAAAGTTAAGAGAAGAATGTATGACACTATCTCCTACATCAAATCCAACATATTAGCTTTCTTACATTGATGATCCCTGCCTGTTCGAGTTTGAATTTCTCAGTGTAAGAAGATGGATCTACTTCATAAATAGGGTAAACagtttgtttcatttttgttgcattcgACAATAGCAAGAGTTCAGGTAGCCCGCACGACAACAGAATGTTGTCTTTTCGGTGCAAAAGGAAATATTGCAACTCGGTGCAGACTACTTCCTTGACTATGTTTTGCAACAATTTATTTAGAAGTATTTCTTTAATCCTTCCTTTCGCAAACTTTAGTTTGAAGATTAAATATGATCAAGGAAAGGATGCTAACATGTAGAATCATTTCATGAAATTAGCAGCAAGTTGACTGCGAATTTTTCTTTTGGTAACTAGCCTGTAACTACAAATGGATTGTATATCTTACTTATTAGTCAAAATTTATGTAGAGGTTACAGAAATATTGACAAACCTTGTGTTGAAAAGGAGATCAACACAATGTAGGTGTCTATGGGAAGACAGGGATATATGTACAACTTGGAACAccaaaatatgattaatgagtaGGTTTTTTAATGCAAATCATCATTTATGTAGGTGTAAAGTCCCAAATTTGTTTTATAATGGTTGAGatcattattatttaactaaaatgagaaaatgaaagaCATCATTAAAATACCTTGTGACCGTCCCATAGTCGTTGAATACTGCTATAAGGCATATTCAATTCAACAAGACAAAACGGCTCAAAATTTAATGGCAAAGAAGCAAAAGGGTAACCATACCACAGAAGATACTGCAAGCTGTTAGAAAGAAAAGTGAGACTTCCTGAAaaattcttatgaaataataatataagaattTTAAGTCCCCTCATTATTGACAATGCTTCAGCCCTCAACTGAGGATATTCAGAGATATGCTCTTTTTGATCTAGAATTATGGCATTAATATTGTTTGTTCCCTGAAAACATTAAGATTAAACATGTTACAAGAGGTAAGGTGGAGGGGGGGTGGGAATCAAAATGGTTGAATAAATTTCAACTATGAAATGGGAAaagaagttttaattttttaaaaggtatCTTGTTACCGTTTCTGTCATCATGACAGAGTAGAAATCATCATAAAGCCACAATCTACTCCACGATCCTGGTTGGAAAGGAAACTGTTGCCGAACAATTTTCTTCCCTAATTCTTGCAACATTTCATGCATAAGAATTTCATTATTTCTAATAGTTATGAATGACCTCTCAATCAAACTTTGAATTCCAATATGAGGGTGCAACCCACAAGCATCTAGAATTCGCTTCACATAATCTTCCTTCTCCCCTTTAAAGAAACAAGCAATATGCAGAAATATTTCTCGGTCCTCTGAATGTAATCCCTCAAAACTTACCTGAAGCACATCCATCACATTGTTGTCTGGATTATTCCTCAATCTATACAAAGCATCTCTCCATTGGTTAGCATCTCGAGTGCACAAGAAAGACCCCACTACTCGAACAGCTAATGGAAGACCTTGAGCATATTTTAGTACCTCAGGAGTCAGCTTTACACATCCGCTAGTGGGATCCTCACTTTTGAAAGCTTTTCTATAGAAAAGTTTGCGGGCATCATTGCTATTCAATAGTGGAACCTCATACACATCGTACGACACACATGTATCGTGAGATACTGATAACTGAGCTCCAAACACTCAGAATATGCATATCCCTGGTTGTAATGATTATTCTACTTCCTTTACCAAGCAATTCAGGATTTATAGCCAATTCTTCCATTTGCTCTAATAGATCAGCATTGTCAAGGACTACAAGAAACTTTTTGTTGCAAAGTCTTTTACGTATAATTCCAGATATTTCAGAAGGGCTGTATGTCTCTAGGTTTTTTTCATCTATGGTTTGCCGAAGGATTTGTTTCTGTACAGCAGTAGCACCGCCATCTTTATAAATTTTGCTTACATTCTCAATAAAACAACTTGCATCAAACTGATAAGAGACTCTATCGTATAAGACAGAAGCAAGAGTTGTCTTTCTGATTCCAGCCATCCCCCAAATGCCTATAGCTCGAAATTCATAATCCTTTGAGTCTAATTTCAAAAGGCTTTCTAATTCTTCTACTCGAGGTTGTATCCCAATAAGGTCATCAGCAAACCCCAAGAATTTATGACCCATTGTATTTATTACCTCCTGAACAATATTCTTAATCTCTCGAAACTCTGGCCTGAAAGAGAGGGAAATAAAACACTAAATTATTACCAAAGAAAACAAGCAGAAAGTCATGTCAGGACAAAAATAATAAGGATTACTTTATATATGCTAGCGCGTGAAGATTTGAagatatgatattatgatgaAATGAGTTAATAACTTCTATCATAATTGATAATATTGTACAATTACTTCCAATGGGGGAGAATAAAATATACAGGCTTGATTTGTAAAGTAGTTTGCTGCACAAGAAAACTCAATTGAACACCACAAAGTCATGTCATGAATGTAAAATAATTCAAGAGAATAGACTTAACACTTACTTGTTCCTAACATCCCAACCGACTAATTTAGCCAAACTTTCCATAGCTCCCACCCATCTCATAACCTTATTTGGGTCATGTTTGAATTTATTCTGGAGTAGAACAAAGGCATTCTGGTACACCCCGCTCTGTTTTCGTACATGAGATGGATCGGCATCATAAAAAATAGGGAAAACAGTCTGTTTCAATTCTGTATGATATTCAGCAATAGTGGCCATCTCTTCCAAACATAATGTTGACTCCGCATAATTTTTAGAGAAGACAACAATAGAAATCCGAGAACTTTGAATTGCTTGTAGAAGTTGCGGCGAAAGGGATTCTCCTTTTTCAAGTCTTTTGTCATCCTTGAAAGCGAAAATACCCTTAGTTGTTAGATGAGCATGAAGATGATCAACAAAAGTGCTGCGGGTGTCAGCACCACGGAAACTGATAAACACATCATATCTATAGCTTTGGATGCTATTGGAATCACTGGAAGAACCTATATCTCCCTGACCCAAATGGATCAAATCGGAAGATGTCAAACGACTCTGTGGTCGAAACAGTGGCAGGAGCATGGACTTCTATGAGAGCAACATGTCTGGTGATATAAGAAATGAAAATGCATCTcatcaattaaatattaatgacAATAAGAGTTAACTTTCAATTTAGTTCCTAGTCCCTGAactataaaaatacaataaatagtCCTTACAACATTCTCAATTCATCATGTTTGTCCCTTATTTACTTTGAAAATAGGATAGAAACTGAAAGTAATAGTTCAGAGACTACTTTGATAGATTGAGAATAGTATAGGGACtttttattacatttatttAGTTCAAGGACCAAAGAATAAAGTGGCGGTACGTAGTTTAGGAACCGAAATGAAGGCCTACTCTAAAAAACTAATGTTATATGTAAATTACtgaataaaccatcaatttgaTCCTTAAACTAGCACTTTCTCTCCAAGTTAGTCCCCATACTGTATAAATATAGTCAATAGTGCTTAACCATGGGAAATCCATTAATTTAGTTcttaaagtatatgaaaatcAATCAGTTTAGTTTAGTCTCTAACATCCTATGTAGCACAGACTACGACACCGACAGGTCGACATTGCTTATGTAAAAAAACACTCGACATCAACACcgatacataaaaaaatttattataataattaaataaatgaattacataaTTTAGAGAAAGCAGTGGTTTTCTTCATGAATAAGCAGTAAAGagtaaaataaatgatataaataaataaaacggGGCAAACAAAAACCTCATATAGTATGGTAAGAAGTTTAATGATTTTACCTGAAAATTTTGACTTTGAATCCATCTTCTATAAATTCCACCATAAGAATGGTTTCTCATGCGGAAAAAGAAATAAGTACTTGATGGGATCGTTGAAGGGAGAGAAATTGATATATTCATGCGGAAGGTAAGTCAACAATGCAGAAGGAAATGTGGGTTTGTGCAATTGCACCTCAACATGTTAAATgtttatgaagttttttttacttttgagttGAATGTACATGACTTGTACTCAACGAACCCCATGAACCTGTTTCCCATGTAACTCCAAACCAAGAAAACCACAAACGGGAAGCACCAACGTCATCATCCGGCAACAACCCATGATCCTACTTTTGAGATAGGATCATTCATCTCTACTCTATCTCAACATATTGATCTGAAATTGTCGTTGTAGAAGAATAAGAGCATGGTGATTTCAAATGATGATTATGCCCCGAaacatttaattataatatagatagagatagagatgaatgtgatgattttttgtccttcatttttttaggtaattaagaaaacaattttttgattGCCCGCATGAATATGAAACGgacacatatatcatattcaACTAACATAATAAGCATGAATATCATATTATTCATGTCTATATGGATACTGATTTATATCTCTAGTTTGGGTAATAAGGTATCTTTGGTTCAAGGAAGAGAAGATGGAAAGTAAGGCCTTGTGATAAGAAagatataaaattgtttttgattcaAGACTAGGAGAGGGATGGATTTTGGtggaagaaaaatttaaaatatattttgtcccTTAACTTAAACGAGGCTGCAAAGGATATCATGGCATCCCCTTAATTCAGGGCAAGAGAACGGGTTAATTTGGATTGCGGATCATAATGGATGCTATTTGGTTGAATCCGGATATAAACTTATTATGAGGGATGGTCTTTTCATGTCATAGGAGATTGGAATAGTGCTTAGAGAGTCTCTACTCCTCCCGAGCATATGCAAAGGGTGCATTCCGACGCACTGTGAAGGGGCTGTCGAGGACGGGTGGCACATTCTATTCCACTATGAAAAGTTATGTAACCGTTGGTGGTTGCAGCAGGTCTGTCAACTGATTATACTAAATCATGTAGCTTAGCCTTTTCAATACGATCAAATATCAAAGTTTGATTTAAACAGTACAAAAGATCATGTGCTTCTACCTAATAGCAGTAGTTAGACTTGTAAAAATTAGCTTCTACAAAAAAAGCAAAGAGTGTTTTCAAGTACTAATAGGCCATATTTCTGTATTGGCTATAATTATGACCATACTAAAAACATATTACATAGTAGTTGCTACCGCCGGAGGCTTGTGAACTTGCTGAAATGAAAAATCCAAACTATATGTTATGCTCCGAATGTCAACTTTTTAGCGTAGCCAGAACTGACGCCGGAAAGCACACTGCCAAGCATAAAGTGGAAAAAGTTACAAGTTTATTCTGAACAATTAAGTGAAGACAGAATATATAACCAACCAAAATTTGCAAATGCCTAATCGGTACACTACTTTACCCTGCAACATAAATTTACCATTAGTGATTCATGTAATTTCAATCCATAGACATAACTAGGTTTTACAAAGCATTCCATTTAGCACTATGTAACAATATAAATCAATTAACTTATCTAAAAACCAAGACTAAGCAAGTTAACAATGGCAGCAACATATGTAACAAATTTACTTGGAACTTGGAAGGGGGGTTTTACCCTTGTTTCCACAAACTTTGAAacacaaatttcatttttcagtaCCAAACTTGCAACAGAGGCTATAGTACTTTGAAATGAAAAACATCATCTACTTGTGTGAACTTTGTACTCAAAATTTGCTAGAATAGCTTGCCATACAACAAAAGCTAAACTACTGCATAACATTTAGACGGCAGTgactttttaagaaaacaaagcattaaacaTTAATACACCTTGACTTGGTATACTTACTAATTAAGCAAAACTACTTGCTTTATACACATTCTAAGAATCAAGGTGTATTTCAGGTTTAAGAGGGAAAAAATATCTCTAAAATCGTAACAAAGTAAATTACACTAATAATACTACTCGTGCAAAAGAAAATATGGTTCCATAAAATGTATTCAGGGTATACTATCTCTTTTAAGACTTGATCAATGGCAAAAACATTACACTATAATTTCATTTCCCAAATGAAATTCATTAGTACAACAAATGATGTTTCATCTTATTTTAGATTTTCTAAAGGGCAAACTtgaatacaaatattaaaaaaaaatagattattaCAGAAAGACGGTATTTCAATAACAAAAGGTGATAATTCATCAAAGTATGGGGTTATGAAATTATGCAATTCCATTCCACCACAAATAACAGTTGAAAATGTGGTGACATGCAGGTAAAAAGAAGGGAAGGAACACCTAATTTTGCAGATTAAACATCATCTTTGATTTAGTACGCCACATAGAATAGAGACAGTAAGAGTATGCACCTTAAGGAGACGAGGTACAACTCAATCAAACTTAAGTTGGCAGTTGGCAGAGCCCTTTGGTATATCTGCAAATTCTTTTAGAATTAGGTACTTCTCCCACTTCTCCTTTTTGTCCAACAATAAACCAGAAATAAGCATCGTCTTCAAAACAAGTCCATTTCGTAAAACATAGGCAGCAAATTCCATCTCATGCAAAAATGTTTGATATCCTTTGAAGTGAATAAAGTTCAAGTGGGAAACGAGACAATTAGGAACATTTTTAGTCTTTGCGGCCAATCCATATAAAGTTGGTGGAGCTAGACGCTGTAGGAAACATGAAACGACTCAACTAGGATGCAAATGATAAACAACATATGAACACACCAAAGCTTCAATTTAAATTGACAAACCTTGTCGTTCTGAATTATGAGATCTTGAAGCATAGGACATTTATGAAGTAAGCTCAACAGAAAACTCAAGCTGAAAGAGGGCAGAATGACCTCTAGATGAAGCAAATAGCGAAATTCCGAGAGATCCATAACAGGGGCAGCAAATAGCCACTGCTTGTACACAGACAACAGTAAGTGCTTATGTAATATTAGCATAAAACTACATATAATACAAATAATGA
Proteins encoded in this window:
- the LOC11416628 gene encoding disease resistance protein RPV1; translation: MLLPLFRPQSRLTSSDLIHLGQGDIGSSSDSNSIQSYRYDVFISFRGADTRSTFVDHLHAHLTTKGIFAFKDDKRLEKGESLSPQLLQAIQSSRISIVVFSKNYAESTLCLEEMATIAEYHTELKQTVFPIFYDADPSHVRKQSGVYQNAFVLLQNKFKHDPNKVMRWVGAMESLAKLVGWDVRNKPEFREIKNIVQEVINTMGHKFLGFADDLIGIQPRVEELESLLKLDSKDYEFRAIGIWGMAGIRKTTLASVLYDRVSYQFDASCFIENVSKIYKDGGATAVQKQILRQTIDEKNLETYSPSEISGIIRKRLCNKKFLVVLDNADLLEQMEELAINPELLGKGSRIIITTRDMHILSVWSSVDVYEVPLLNSNDARKLFYRKAFKSEDPTSGCVKLTPEVLKYAQGLPLAVRVVGSFLCTRDANQWRDALYRLRNNPDNNVMDVLQVSFEGLHSEDREIFLHIACFFKGEKEDYVKRILDACGLHPHIGIQSLIERSFITIRNNEILMHEMLQELGKKIVRQQFPFQPGSWSRLWLYDDFYSVMMTETGTNNINAIILDQKEHISEYPQLRAEALSIMRGLKILILLFHKNFSGSLTFLSNSLQYLLWYGYPFASLPLNFEPFCLVELNMPYSSIQRLWDGHKVF